From Mangifera indica cultivar Alphonso unplaced genomic scaffold, CATAS_Mindica_2.1 Un_0001, whole genome shotgun sequence, the proteins below share one genomic window:
- the LOC123205062 gene encoding disease resistance protein At4g27190-like codes for MEETAWNAGLEVGKCLSAPIGRQFMYLYDYKTNFHNLEKGAGKLKDARDELKAKVVAAENNVEKIKQNVKDWQGDVDSTIEETDKLIQEKSNSSCFNLITCYKNGRKAWKKLNAITELLQEKETFAEVSFPTTHEVIRLTNKDFEEFESRRSIFNDVLKALDDPEVGVIGVYGMGGIGKTTMVKEVGHQAKKNHILDEVVFVEVSDKPDPKKIQDELAHQLGVKFDPEADRASKLYARLKNDKKVLVILDNIWEQLDLEALGIPCGDDRGGCKLLLTARDLNVLWSMDSQNNFSMGVLKEEEAWSLFKKMAGDVVDQTNKLNSLPNDVCNECRGLPIVITTIARALRNMRHQFQWKDALRKLRKPSPTKFAGLLEKEYRNIALSYNYLKSDEHKKTLLICSLMVNDTTISDLFKLIMGLDILEEANLTMEEARNKLESLVYELKDSCLLLDGSTNEKFSMHDVVRSIAITIAYSDHHVFTE; via the exons ATGGAAGAAACTGCTTGGAATGCTGGTTTAGAAGTTGGAAAGTGCTTAAGTGCTCCGATTGGGCGTCAGTTTATGTACTTGTACGACTACAAAACCAACTTTCACAATCTTGAAAAAGGAGCCGGAAAGCTGAAGGATGCAAGAGATGAACTGAAGGCTAAGGTTGTTGCTGCTGAAAATAATGTGGAAAAGATCAAACAGAATGTTAAGGACTGGCAGGGGGATGTGGATTCCACCATCGAAGAAACAGACAAGCTGATTCAAGAGAAATCAAACAGCAGTTGTTTCAACTTGATCACTTGCTACAAAAATGGCAGGAAAGCATGGAAAAAGCTGAACGCTATAACTGAACTTCTTCaggaaaaagaaacatttgCTGAAGTTTCTTTTCCTACCACTCATGAAGTCATTCGGCTTACTAACAAAGATTTCGAGGAATTTGAATCAAGAAGGTCAATTTTCAACGATGTGCTGAAGGCATTAGATGATCCTGAGGTGGGAGTTATTGGGGTTTATGGGATGGGCGGAATTGGTAAAACCACAATGGTCAAAGAAGTTGGTCATCAAGCCAAGAAAAACCACATCTTGGATGAGGTGGTTTTCGTAGAGGTATCTGATAAACCAGATCCTAAAAAGATTCAAGATGAACTTGCGCATCAGTTAGGTGTGAAATTTGATCCGGAGGCTGATCGAGCGAGCAAGTTGTATGCAAGACTGAAGAATGATAAGAAAGTgcttgtaattttagataatatatggGAACAATTAGATTTGGAGGCTCTCGGTATTCCTTGTGGAGATGACCGTGGAGGATGTAAATTATTGCTGACAGCAAGAGATCTTAATGTATTATGGAGTATGGATTCTCAGAATAATTTCTCGATGGGTGTCttaaaggaagaagaagcttgGAGCTTATTCAAGAAGATGGCAG GTGATGTGgttgatcaaacaaataagTTGAATTCTCTGCCGAATGATGTATGCAATGAATGTCGGGGTTTGCCAATTGTCATTACTACTATAGCAAGAGCATTGAGAAACATGAGACATCAATTTCAATGGAAAGATGCGCTGCGAAAACTAAGAAAACCTTCTCCAACAAAGTTTGCAGGCTTGCTAGAAAAAGAATATAGAAATATAGCATTGAGTTACAATTATCTAAAAAGTGACGAGCACAAGAAAACTTTGCTAATTTGTAGCCTAATGGTAAATGATACTACCATTTCAGACTTGTTCAAACTCATTATGGGTTTAGATATACTGGAAGAAGCTAACCTTACTATGGAAGAAGCACGAAATAAATTGGAAAGTCTTGTCTATGAACTCAAGGATTCTTGTTTGTTGCTTGATGGTTCAACCAATGAAAAGTTTTCCATGCATGATGTTGTTCGTTCAATTGCCATTACAATTGCATATAGTGATCATCATGTATTTACAGAGTGA
- the LOC123205061 gene encoding putative disease resistance protein At4g19050 translates to MAREWSNEELEKCTQISLADCNMNGEIWPQGLDCPKLEFFSMRIQGFFEIPESFFVGMQNVKVLSFFNLRELSLPTSLGLLINLQTLCLNYGKFSDITIIGELRKLKILSLRHCKIKQLVGEIGKLTLLRLLDLSDCKKLEVIVPNVISSLIRLEELYMSGCSISWKLEILEELKHLSQLTTLEIDISGDQILPKDFFSKKLERYTISIGDGATDFGGYFIVGDSGEYMEVESYSLNKSAALRTLKVNLNSIIWQEELQCFWNVEFLCLDKLQGIKNDLYELDQKGFSQLKYLHIHNNPNILCIVDSTKCISHDVFPLLESLTFFNLINLEKICYGLPSTKSFCNLKIIEVKSCDKLENVFSLSNASRSLPQLEKIRVEDCKNLIEIFAAESKNRANNNEVIDKIEFFQLRFLTLINLPRIASFYSNANTFSISQRTQKELTINLQSTDINFEDEEIAIVLPFFNKKVVFPSLEELNLGAINSEKIWDNKLPTTSCCYQNLKKLIVDGCQKLKFVFPSSIVKNFEQLQYLKISYCKELKEIVARKETKGTTTFNFPRVALLKLKELPELTTFCHGKHNSNWPMLKELKVCNCGRLDIFSSEYEV, encoded by the exons ATGGCGAGGGAATGGTCAAATGAAGAACTGGAAAAATGCACTCAAATCTCACTTGCTGATTGTAATATGAATGGTGAGATTTGGCCTCAAGGTTTGGATTGtccaaaacttgaatttttcagtATGAGGATACAAGGGTTTTTTGAAATCCCTGAAAGTTTTTTTGTAGGGATGCAAAATGTCAAGGTTCTAAGTTTCTTTAACCTGAGGGAATTGTCCTTGCCAACATCTCTTGGTCTTCTCATAAATCTTCAAACACTATGTTTGAATTATGGCAAATTTTCAGATATAACAATCATTGGAGAGTTGAGAAAACTAAAGATTCTTAGCTTGCGACATTGTAAGATTAAGCAGTTGGTTGGAGAAATAGGTAAATTAACTCTGTTAAGGTTATTAGATTTAAGTGATTGTAAGAAACTAGAAGTTATAGTACCGAATGTTATATCAAGCTTAATTCGATTGGAAGAATTGTATATGAGTGGATGCTCTATTTCATGGAAGCTTGAAATACTTGAGGAGTTGAAGCATTTGTCTCAATTGACAACTTTAGAAATAGATATTTCTGGTGATCAAATTTTGCCAAAAGACTTCTTCTCCAAAAAGTTAGAAAGGTACACAATATCAATTGGAGATGGGGCTACTGATTTTGGTGGGTACTTCATAGTTGGTGATTCTGGGGAGTACATGGAGGTTGAAAGCTATTCATTAAATAAGTCTGCTGCTTTAAGAACACTGAAAGTGAATCTTAATTCTATCATCTGGCAAGAGGAATTGCAGTGCTTCTGGAATGTTGAATTCCTATGCTTAGACAAATTGCAAGGTATCAAGAATGATCTCTATGAATTAGATCAGAAGGGTTTTTCTCAATTGAAATATCTTCATATCCATAATAATCCTAACATCTTGTGCATTGTTGACTCAACAAAGTGCATATCACACGATGTCTTTCCACTCCTAGAGTCTctgactttttttaatttgattaacttGGAAAAGATATGTTATGGTCTACCCTCAACAAAGTCTTTCTgcaacttaaaaattatagaagTGAAAAGTTGTGATAAGTTGGAAAATGTCTTCTCATTATCCAATGCTAGCAGAAGCCTTCCACAGCTTGAAAAAATTAGGGTGGaagattgcaagaatttgattgagatttttgctGCGGAAAGCAAAAATCGAGCAAACAACAATGAAGTAATTGATAAGATTGAGTTTTTTCAATTACGCTTCTTGACTTTGATTAATCTTCCAAGGATTGCAAGCTTCTACTCAAATGCAAACACATTTTCAATATCACAAAGGACACAGAAAGAATTGACAATTAATTTGCAGTCCACTGATATCAATTTCGAGGATGAGGAAATTGCTATTGTCTTgccattttttaataaaaag GTTGTTTTCCCTAGTTTGGAAGAATTAAACCTAGGAGCAATTAATTCTGAGAAGATTTGGGACAACAAACTTCCAACAACCTCCTGTTgctatcaaaatttgaaaaaattgattgtgGATGGCTGTCAAAagctaaaatttgtatttccatCATCTATAGTCAAAAACTTTGAGCAGCTTCAATACCTTAAGATAAGTTATTGTAAGGAATTAAAAGAGATTGTTGCCAGAAAAGAAACAAAGGGTACTACTACATTTAACTTTCCAAGGGTGGCCTTGTTGAAACTCAAAGAATTGCCAGAGCTTACAACTTTCTGTCATGGtaaacacaattcaaattgGCCCATGTTAAAGGAGTTGAAGGTGTGTAATTGTGGCAGACTAGACATATTTTCTTCAGAATATGAGGTATGA